Below is a genomic region from Kazachstania africana CBS 2517 chromosome 9, complete genome.
TCAAGCGCCTAAATTAACGGACCATAGGGACACTTCCAATGTAAGTAACGTGATTGGAACTAATATGTCCTGGTCTGCTTTTGACCCTGCTAAAGGGCATATCGAGCAGTCCATCTTAAGTTATGATTTAGGAGATGGTTACAATTTGGTTCATGCAAAAAATGTCATTCTCACTGATAACGATACTACCGATGCATGGTTGGCAGCTGATCAAAACAGTACTATAAGCAATACTGGTATCAAGAAACGAGACGATGGGGATACTTGGTATACCACCTATTGTAAGTATGCCTGGGATACAATCAGGGTTGAAGTCACTACTTTTTTTTacaatatcaaagataatCCAGTCAGTTTTATTGCAAATCTGACCACTGCAGCTACAAATATTGCAACTATGATCAAAAATGGTTCTCAAAAGAACAGTTGTGGAAGTTCCGATGTGTATCTTCTAACCAAAGATGATGGAGGGAAGTGGGAAGTCGCTTGGTCTAGTTGGACAACAGGACAGAACTGCGATACCACTGCCCAATggaatgaaatttcatttgcaCTACGTAATTGCATTAATGACTCTGAATATGAGCATAAAATGGCCCTGTGCGTCAGAATGAACCATGGAGGTACATG
It encodes:
- the KAFR0I02950 gene encoding uncharacterized protein, with protein sequence MELTLQGGAVFDGQAPKLTDHRDTSNVSNVIGTNMSWSAFDPAKGHIEQSILSYDLGDGYNLVHAKNVILTDNDTTDAWLAADQNSTISNTGIKKRDDGDTWYTTYCKYAWDTIRVEVTTFFYNIKDNPVSFIANLTTAATNIATMIKNGSQKNSCGSSDVYLLTKDDGGKWEVAWSSWTTGQNCDTTAQWNEISFALRNCINDSEYEHKMALCVRMNHGGTWHADVRVQRNWEKAYSNIWDMPCGKAQQSIVVDDGTCKTDYAKDL